In Vagococcus carniphilus, the following proteins share a genomic window:
- a CDS encoding ParA family protein gives MAVVLTVAANKGGVGKTLITINLAGAIRRSFPEAKILVVDTDAQGNSTKSFRVKVAKDQNTIYDVFMDNATVEETIVQTYDDHIDVLPANSDNNYLEFDKMEQFRDTILEWFVSLLKKFKDNLTEIMTVSGLKKKMNNIIDPSANYFNALDGKFDNVSDKYDYIIFDTPPELKQVTSSVLSIADVVIVPYEPDLNGVDGVTHLISRVNTLKEKYNPNLRIGGVLANKVYNTNLHAKMINAMMKYTNRNNYHYFDSELPRSITFADKLVRNGMPITMSSPENKFAQHFYKLIIEMNKLGLLSKNGKELEIPHKLYVESDGEE, from the coding sequence ATGGCAGTAGTTTTGACTGTTGCAGCAAACAAGGGTGGTGTTGGTAAAACTCTTATTACAATCAATCTCGCAGGAGCTATCCGTAGGAGTTTTCCTGAAGCAAAAATTCTTGTCGTTGATACTGACGCTCAAGGAAATAGTACAAAGTCTTTTCGTGTGAAAGTAGCTAAGGATCAAAATACGATTTATGATGTCTTCATGGATAATGCAACAGTTGAAGAAACTATTGTTCAAACATATGACGATCATATAGACGTTCTTCCTGCGAATTCTGATAACAACTATTTAGAGTTTGATAAAATGGAACAATTTCGTGATACCATATTAGAATGGTTTGTATCTTTACTTAAAAAATTTAAGGATAACTTAACTGAAATCATGACTGTTTCAGGATTAAAGAAAAAAATGAATAATATTATTGATCCCAGCGCGAACTATTTTAATGCTCTTGATGGTAAATTTGATAATGTGAGTGATAAATACGATTACATCATTTTCGATACACCACCAGAGTTAAAACAAGTTACCTCATCTGTTCTTTCAATTGCAGACGTAGTTATCGTCCCTTATGAACCTGATTTAAATGGGGTTGATGGAGTTACACACTTAATATCTCGTGTGAACACATTGAAAGAAAAATACAATCCAAATTTACGCATTGGAGGCGTACTTGCCAACAAAGTCTATAATACAAATCTACATGCAAAAATGATTAACGCAATGATGAAATATACTAATAGAAACAATTATCATTATTTTGATTCTGAACTCCCAAGATCAATTACCTTTGCTGATAAATTAGTTCGAAACGGAATGCCGATAACAATGAGTTCACCTGAAAACAAATTTGCTCAGCATTTTTATAAGCTGATTATCGAAATGAACAAGTTAGGTTTACTTTCTAAAAATGGTAAAGAACTAGAAATTCCTCATAAGTTATATGTTGAAAGTGACGGTGAAGAATAA
- a CDS encoding XRE family transcriptional regulator, which yields MKKNSKEFRNEYDRFVLKFLIDNYYISRIDLSKAIGLAPSYVREFYNGSRSFGNEALEKLESTIFNLYKPLLENHSFELNQVQEMIESIDSEEELELFRHKGANVLDI from the coding sequence ATGAAAAAAAACTCTAAAGAGTTTAGAAACGAATATGACAGATTCGTTCTTAAGTTTTTGATTGATAATTATTATATAAGCCGAATTGATCTATCTAAAGCTATTGGATTAGCTCCTAGTTATGTGCGAGAATTTTATAATGGATCTCGTAGCTTTGGAAATGAGGCATTAGAAAAACTAGAATCAACAATTTTTAACTTATATAAACCTTTGCTAGAGAATCATTCATTTGAATTAAATCAAGTACAGGAAATGATAGAATCAATTGATTCTGAAGAGGAACTTGAGTTGTTCAGACATAAGGGAGCTAACGTATTAGACATTTAG